The window TTAATCTTTTGGTCATTGGTAAAATCCAACAGTAGAGTCACATTTGATGACAAACGCTGACCTTAAAGAAATGAAGACCTGCTTGGTCTtcaataaataagaaaaatccTGCATGCAAGCATCAGTTAATTTGTTGTTGAAGAGCctggaaagaaacaaaaagattttgaaaattaactgataaaattttatttaacttgCAGTATTAATCACCTTGATAATACATACGCAATTTTCTGAAAGCTGTCACACTGGATGACTTTAGCAATCAGTTTGCGGATGCCCTCATCTGTAATGTTGTTATTTCTGAGGCTAAGGAAGGAACAATATGCATTTCAGAATAAAAATTGTTcctctcttacagtgaaagcaGTTAGGGAGAGTTTGTTCACTCTAATGAATTGGCTTTCAATCTATTAACCAAGGaaatttaacaaaagaaaaatgtataatttcCACTTACTAAAGGGAATTGCAAATGTGCATGcagggaagaagctgttccacTCCAACATCACCCACAGAGTTGTTGTCCAGCTGGAGGCCTACAGGATTTCTTAAGTGCTGGAGCACATAAGCAAGCGCCGTGCACTCTACAGGTCCGATATTACAGTATGTCAATTTCAAATGGTCCACCTCCAGCTTGCTCATAGCATCTTTAGCTATCCGACTCTCCTGCATCTCATAGAGGCATTTTATAAGCCACACAAAGTCCGGCATTGCATGCATGCTCTTCTTTTCCCCTTGTACAGGTTGGGGAATGGACCTAAAGTGTTTCTGAATGCCTTTGGAAAGGCATCTTGCCACCTGTCTGGCCTTTTTCTCCACTGCAGCACTGGGGCAGCAGTGGAGCCACAGATTTTGATGGCGCTGGGACAATAGTCCAGACACAAACATGGCTGTGATTTGCAGATTTGGTGTCTCTGCTGCTTTACTTTCCTTCTCTGAAGCTTGCTGTTGTTGATCACTGGAAGGCAAGCAGGCTGTAAAGCAGACACGTGTAAGACCTGTCTCCCTGTTCTCTAGCTCAAAGAGCTTTGGGATAACTGAACGGTTAGTGTTACTTGACAAAACAATGAAGAGAGCAGCAAAGAAACATTGCAATGTCACATGACTGAATTCATAGCATTTGGAGTGAGTAGAGGACATATCTTTGCTTTTTATCAGAAAAACCATGCAGATATCCTTTTCAGTTACACCGCATGCTTCTAGGTCTGTACCTGAAAAAATATAACAGGTGGATGTTATCCCCTCAAAAGCAAGCTGTCCAAGAAGAAGGACTGTTTTTAGGTGCTCCTGTAGCCAGCCTAAACCCATGGTGCTCTTCAGAGGACTTTGGTGCTGGAGAAAGTGCTGTAAGATCATCAGGTAAACATCTGTAATTGTTTTGGGGCTGCCTTCTCCACAGCCCAGCAGCTCCTTATGGCACTGTGAAACTATCCAGCAGAGAACTGGACTGTGACATAGTCCAAGTAAAGCTGTGTTCGCCTGCATTGACTCTAAAACCTTAGCAGCTACAGTGGGGTCCCTGTGATGTTTCCGTACAAAACTGTCAATCCCAGTtggggaaaaccctttcaggaCAACCTCTTTGCGTAGGTGCTTCTTTAACAATGGGCTCACTGCTTCTGAACGGCTAGTGACCACTTTCTGCACCCCCTTCATGAGGGAACCCTGGATTAAGTTGAACAATAATACATGAACAGGTGCACGCTGGGTGGGGCAGCAAACTCTGTGCTCATCTGTAAAGCTCTGCTTGAGCTCATCCAGGCCATCAAAAGTGAACAGGATTTGATGTGGGTGGTCCAAGATGAACTGGAAAATTTCTTCTTGGTTCCGGTCTGGCCAGCAGCAGTGCTGAAACAACAACTCCTGGACTGACAGTTCATTGTGCTCTGAATTCAACCTGCGACAGCTGAATGGAAATAGAAGGAGAAAGTCTTGAAGGGCTACCCCTCGAGCCCAAAGCAAGTGCAGCCTCTGGAGAAGGGTGCTTTTTCCACTGCCTGCCTCCCCGGATACTAGCACTGTGTCTGCCTCCTCATTCACTATACCCACCAAACCAACGATGTCTTCCAATCCCAAAGGTCCATGGGCATTAACTTCGGCTAGTTCCAGCTGGCCATCAGTGTAAATGTCATCGAGAGACATATGGCTAGTTCCCGCATAAGTACTGAGAAAGCAGGCCTGAGCAGACACAGAACTGCTCAGCTTCTTCTGGTACTTTAAAAACTCTGTGAAAGAAAAATTTGTGAAGAAAAGATGGAATGAGTGAACCAGTCATCATTTCATACATCCTGTATATCTTTGGTCAAATCTGGAACATGCATAACTGATCTTGGCATATACCCTGCCAATTTTGTATTTTCAAAGCATAACCAGAAACCTTCTGTATTTGGGGCATTTTTCCCATGAGGGTGATCAAGGATAGCTTTACTCATAAAAACGATATATATTTCTGCGATTTTAAACATTGCTTTTGACAGTAACAGACCTTTGGGAGGAGTCAGTTCCCTCTGGTTAAGTGGCAATCCAGGTTCGTGTTTTTGATGAATGTACTGCAGGAGAACCGATGCTGCTAAATCACCTCTGGATCTGACATGGTCAAGCAGACGCCTTGCCTGATTGATCACATGGACAtggatgaaaataataaaaagtttatttttgacAGTTATTTGGATTGTTGCGGACTTAGATAAAAGACCAACTTACATATTCATAATCTAATAATGCAACAGCAGAAAGAGCTTTACCTTGCTTAGCTTAGCACAAAGACAGGCAGCAAGTGGTAAAAACCTTGCCTGGATCTATACAAAGGCAGCAAGATATGTTTAccagttttctttgtattattttatattacttGTATAATTACTCAGGAATATCAGAATAGTATCAGATCTATTTAAAGTAATAGTATTGACTGATAAAGTAacacaaaaagtaacaaaaataccCCAGCACGTCTGCCTGTATGACATCTAAG is drawn from Oreochromis aureus strain Israel breed Guangdong linkage group 1, ZZ_aureus, whole genome shotgun sequence and contains these coding sequences:
- the nod2 gene encoding nucleotide-binding oligomerization domain-containing protein 2, which encodes MLAEELVLKQRTKILHALCSSGSAEHLERVLDILLAKGALIWEDYQNIQVPGRTLYTNARQLLDLVYTKGVDTCGLFLAALKLALPEAQAVGLSFSESCSNLQENDECQSTSNQTLLAQRPSLVHKLQGCVDGVLAALLDSGHFSSADCDEVRLPIYTPTQQARRLLDHVRSRGDLAASVLLQYIHQKHEPGLPLNQRELTPPKEFLKYQKKLSSSVSAQACFLSTYAGTSHMSLDDIYTDGQLELAEVNAHGPLGLEDIVGLVGIVNEEADTVLVSGEAGSGKSTLLQRLHLLWARGVALQDFLLLFPFSCRRLNSEHNELSVQELLFQHCCWPDRNQEEIFQFILDHPHQILFTFDGLDELKQSFTDEHRVCCPTQRAPVHVLLFNLIQGSLMKGVQKVVTSRSEAVSPLLKKHLRKEVVLKGFSPTGIDSFVRKHHRDPTVAAKVLESMQANTALLGLCHSPVLCWIVSQCHKELLGCGEGSPKTITDVYLMILQHFLQHQSPLKSTMGLGWLQEHLKTVLLLGQLAFEGITSTCYIFSGTDLEACGVTEKDICMVFLIKSKDMSSTHSKCYEFSHVTLQCFFAALFIVLSSNTNRSVIPKLFELENRETGLTRVCFTACLPSSDQQQQASEKESKAAETPNLQITAMFVSGLLSQRHQNLWLHCCPSAAVEKKARQVARCLSKGIQKHFRSIPQPVQGEKKSMHAMPDFVWLIKCLYEMQESRIAKDAMSKLEVDHLKLTYCNIGPVECTALAYVLQHLRNPVGLQLDNNSVGDVGVEQLLPCMHICNSLYLRNNNITDEGIRKLIAKVIQCDSFQKIALFNNKLTDACMQDFSYLLKTKQVFISLRLGNNNITAEGAKQLAEGLKANQTLAYLGLWGNRIGDAGTEALASSLERSNSLVWLSLVGNGVGSAGACALANLIRKSTSLQELWLTENCITRTGVECLIQALKHNTHVTSVWLRNNDLSLEDAEEMKQLESRLIF